One Thermus sp. CCB_US3_UF1 DNA window includes the following coding sequences:
- a CDS encoding acyl-CoA dehydrogenase family protein produces the protein MELWFEESREERQVLGPLREFLKAEVAPGAGERDRTGNFPWELVRKLAEFGVFGATVPEAYGGAGLSTRLFARMVEEIAYVDGALALTVASHNSLATGHILLAGNEAQKEAFLPKLASGEALGAWGLTEPGSGSDAAALRTRAEKVAGGWALNGSKQFITQGSVAGVYVIVARTDPAPSPERKHMGISAFAFFRPERGLRVGRKEEKLGLSASDTAQLLLEDLFLPEEALLGERGKGFYDVLRVLDGGRIGIAAMAVGLGRAALDFALGYAKGREAFGRPIAEYQGVSFKLAEAATELEAARLLYLKAAALRDAGRPYTLEAAQAKLFASEAAVKACDEAIQVLGGYGYVKDYPVERYWRDARLTRIGEGTSEILKLVIARRLLEMA, from the coding sequence ATGGAGCTGTGGTTTGAGGAGAGCAGGGAGGAGCGGCAGGTCTTGGGGCCATTGCGGGAGTTCCTGAAGGCCGAGGTGGCCCCAGGGGCAGGGGAGCGGGACCGGACCGGGAACTTTCCCTGGGAACTGGTGCGCAAGCTGGCCGAGTTCGGCGTTTTCGGGGCCACGGTGCCCGAGGCCTACGGGGGGGCGGGGCTTTCCACCCGGCTCTTCGCCCGCATGGTGGAGGAGATCGCCTACGTGGACGGGGCCCTGGCCCTCACCGTGGCCAGCCACAACTCCCTGGCCACCGGGCATATCCTTCTCGCGGGGAACGAGGCCCAAAAAGAGGCCTTCTTGCCCAAGCTGGCCTCAGGGGAGGCCCTGGGGGCCTGGGGCCTCACCGAGCCCGGCTCCGGCTCGGACGCCGCCGCGCTGAGGACCAGGGCGGAAAAGGTGGCCGGAGGGTGGGCCCTTAACGGCAGCAAGCAGTTCATCACCCAGGGGAGCGTGGCCGGGGTCTACGTGATCGTGGCCCGCACCGACCCGGCCCCAAGCCCGGAGCGGAAGCACATGGGCATCTCCGCCTTCGCCTTCTTCCGCCCGGAGCGGGGCCTGAGGGTGGGGCGCAAGGAGGAGAAGCTGGGGCTTTCGGCCTCCGATACCGCCCAGCTCCTCCTGGAAGACCTCTTCCTCCCCGAGGAGGCCCTTTTGGGGGAGCGGGGGAAGGGGTTTTACGACGTGCTCCGGGTGCTGGACGGGGGGCGGATCGGCATCGCCGCCATGGCCGTGGGCCTGGGGCGGGCCGCCTTGGACTTCGCCCTGGGCTACGCCAAGGGGCGGGAGGCCTTTGGCCGGCCCATCGCCGAGTACCAGGGGGTTTCCTTCAAGCTGGCCGAGGCGGCCACGGAGCTGGAGGCCGCCCGGCTCCTCTACCTCAAGGCCGCGGCCCTAAGGGACGCGGGCCGGCCCTACACCCTGGAGGCCGCCCAGGCCAAGCTCTTCGCCAGCGAGGCGGCGGTCAAGGCCTGCGACGAGGCCATCCAGGTCCTGGGCGGGTACGGCTACGTGAAGGACTACCCCGTGGAGCGCTACTGGCGGGATGCCCGCCTGACCCGGATCGGCGAGGGGACCAGCGAGATCCTCAAGCTGGTCATCGCCCGGCGTCTTCTAGAGATGGCCTGA
- a CDS encoding Clp1/GlmU family protein, with the protein MLLLVGPTDAGKTTLAHRLLAQAGEAYLLDLDPGQGALPGAFTLFHYREGGLTPVRRALLGGLSPAGLEAQAVVAALRLARLIPRGSPAIADTDGYLDPGFRLLQMEALAPTEVLLLGAEGLYRALAWRKDLRLRLAPPLPGARRKTPGERRRNRLERLLAHFQGARPRSLPLEALGEAGGLYGLLDGEGFLLGYGRLLAFAGGEGLFLTPVGEEVAKAVPTRLRLLTPALPG; encoded by the coding sequence ATGCTCCTCCTGGTGGGCCCCACCGATGCGGGCAAGACCACCTTGGCCCATAGGCTTCTGGCCCAGGCGGGGGAAGCCTACCTCCTGGACCTGGACCCCGGGCAGGGGGCTTTGCCCGGGGCCTTCACCCTCTTCCACTACCGGGAAGGGGGACTTACCCCCGTGCGCCGGGCCCTCCTGGGCGGCCTCTCCCCGGCGGGCCTCGAGGCCCAGGCGGTGGTGGCGGCCCTCCGCCTGGCCCGCCTCATCCCCCGGGGAAGCCCCGCCATCGCCGACACGGACGGCTACCTGGACCCAGGCTTCCGCCTGCTGCAGATGGAGGCCCTCGCCCCCACCGAGGTCCTCCTCCTGGGGGCTGAGGGGCTCTACCGGGCCCTGGCCTGGCGAAAAGACCTCCGGCTCCGCCTGGCCCCGCCCCTTCCCGGGGCCCGGAGGAAGACCCCCGGCGAAAGGCGGAGAAACCGCCTTGAAAGGCTTTTGGCCCACTTCCAAGGGGCAAGGCCCAGGAGCCTGCCCCTGGAGGCCTTGGGGGAGGCGGGAGGCCTCTACGGCCTCCTGGACGGGGAGGGCTTCCTCCTGGGCTACGGGCGGCTTTTGGCCTTCGCCGGCGGGGAGGGCCTCTTCCTCACCCCTGTGGGGGAGGAGGTGGCCAAGGCGGTGCCCACCCGGCTCCGCCTCCTTACCCCCGCACTACCAGGTTGA
- the leuS gene encoding leucine--tRNA ligase: MEKYNPHAIEPKWQRFWKEKGFMKAQEVPGAKGKQYVLVMFPYPSGDLHMGHLKNYTMGDVLARFRRVQGYQVLHPMGWDAFGLPAENAALKFGLHPRDWTYQNIRQAKESLELMGILYDWDREVTTCEPDYYRFNQWIFLKMWEKGLAYRAKGLVNWCPKCQTVLANEQVVEGRCWRHEDTPVEKRELEQWYLRITAYADRLLEDLEGLRWPEKVKAMQRAWIGRSEGAEIHFPVAEGEERIPVFTTRPDTLFGATFLVLAPEHPLTLRLAAPERRAEVQAYVEAAKRKTEIERQAEGREKTGVFLGAYALNPATGARIPIWTADYVLFGYGTGAIMGVPGHDQRDFEFAKKFGLPIKKVIERPGEPLPEPLERAYEEPGVMVNSGPFDGTPSEEGKGRVVAWLEERGLGKRRITYRLRDWLISRQRYWGTPIPMVHCPACGVVPVPEEELPVLLPDLKDVEDIRPKGKSPLEAHPEFYETTCPRCGGPAKRDTDTMDTFFDSSWYYLRYTDPKNGRLPFDPEKARFWMPVDQYIGGVEHAVLHLLYSRFFTKFLHDLGLVEVEEPFLGLFTQGMVLAWTDFGPVEVEGERVRLPEPTRIQLEMAQGELSLEDVRKMGAELRPHADGSLHLWKPAVMSKSKGNGVMVGPFVREEGADIARITILFAAPPENEMVWTEEGVQGAWRFLNRVWRRVAEDKEALLATSGRFQAEALEGADKELYGKLHATLKKVTEDLEALRFNTAIAALMEFLNALYDYRKVAPVTPVYRTAIRYYLQMLFPFAPHLAEELWHWFWPDSLFQAGWPELDEKALERELVEVAVQVNGRVRGTIQIPKDAPLEVALAEARKVRNVQAHLEGKEVLKEIYVPGKILNLVVRG, from the coding sequence ATGGAGAAGTACAACCCCCACGCCATTGAGCCCAAGTGGCAACGCTTTTGGAAGGAAAAGGGTTTCATGAAGGCCCAGGAGGTACCTGGGGCCAAGGGCAAGCAGTACGTGCTGGTCATGTTCCCCTACCCCTCGGGGGACCTGCACATGGGCCACCTGAAGAACTACACCATGGGGGATGTCCTGGCCCGTTTCCGCCGGGTCCAGGGCTACCAGGTCCTCCACCCCATGGGCTGGGACGCCTTCGGCCTGCCCGCGGAGAACGCCGCCCTCAAGTTTGGCCTTCATCCCCGGGACTGGACCTACCAGAACATCCGCCAGGCCAAGGAGAGCCTGGAGCTCATGGGCATCCTCTACGACTGGGACCGGGAGGTGACCACCTGCGAGCCCGACTACTACCGCTTCAACCAGTGGATCTTCCTGAAGATGTGGGAAAAGGGCCTGGCCTACCGGGCCAAGGGCCTGGTCAACTGGTGTCCCAAGTGCCAGACCGTCTTGGCCAACGAGCAGGTGGTGGAGGGGCGGTGCTGGCGGCACGAGGACACCCCGGTGGAGAAGCGGGAGCTGGAGCAATGGTACCTGCGCATCACCGCCTACGCAGACCGGCTCCTTGAGGACCTGGAGGGCCTCCGCTGGCCGGAAAAGGTGAAGGCCATGCAAAGGGCCTGGATTGGCCGCTCGGAGGGGGCGGAGATCCACTTCCCCGTGGCCGAGGGGGAGGAGAGGATCCCCGTCTTCACCACCCGGCCCGACACCCTCTTCGGGGCCACCTTCCTGGTCCTGGCCCCCGAGCACCCCCTGACCCTGCGCCTGGCCGCCCCTGAACGGCGGGCGGAGGTCCAGGCCTACGTGGAGGCCGCCAAGCGTAAGACGGAGATCGAGCGCCAGGCGGAGGGACGGGAGAAGACCGGGGTCTTCCTGGGGGCCTACGCCCTCAACCCGGCCACGGGGGCAAGGATCCCCATCTGGACCGCGGACTACGTGCTCTTTGGCTATGGCACCGGGGCCATCATGGGGGTGCCGGGGCACGACCAGCGGGACTTTGAGTTCGCCAAGAAGTTTGGCCTCCCCATCAAGAAGGTAATCGAGCGGCCCGGAGAACCCCTCCCCGAACCCCTGGAGAGGGCCTACGAGGAGCCGGGGGTCATGGTCAACTCCGGCCCCTTTGACGGCACCCCCAGCGAGGAGGGGAAGGGGCGGGTGGTGGCCTGGTTGGAGGAAAGGGGCCTGGGCAAGCGCCGCATCACCTACCGCCTGCGGGACTGGCTCATCAGCCGGCAGCGCTACTGGGGCACCCCCATCCCCATGGTCCACTGCCCTGCCTGCGGGGTGGTGCCCGTCCCCGAGGAGGAGCTTCCCGTCCTCCTTCCCGATCTCAAGGACGTGGAGGACATCCGCCCCAAGGGCAAAAGCCCCCTGGAGGCCCATCCGGAGTTTTACGAGACCACCTGCCCCCGGTGCGGCGGCCCCGCCAAGCGGGACACCGACACCATGGACACCTTCTTTGACAGCTCCTGGTACTACCTGCGCTACACCGACCCCAAGAACGGGCGCCTCCCCTTTGACCCGGAGAAGGCCCGCTTCTGGATGCCCGTGGACCAGTACATCGGCGGGGTGGAGCACGCGGTGCTCCACCTCCTCTACAGCCGCTTCTTCACCAAGTTCCTCCACGACCTGGGTCTGGTGGAGGTGGAAGAGCCCTTCTTGGGGCTTTTCACCCAGGGCATGGTCCTGGCCTGGACGGACTTCGGCCCCGTGGAGGTGGAGGGGGAACGGGTGCGCCTTCCCGAGCCCACCCGCATCCAGCTGGAGATGGCCCAGGGGGAGCTTTCCCTGGAGGATGTGCGGAAGATGGGGGCGGAGCTTAGGCCCCATGCCGACGGCTCCCTCCACCTCTGGAAGCCGGCGGTGATGAGCAAGTCCAAGGGCAACGGGGTCATGGTGGGACCTTTTGTGCGGGAGGAGGGGGCGGACATCGCCCGCATCACCATCCTCTTCGCCGCCCCTCCGGAGAACGAGATGGTCTGGACCGAGGAGGGGGTGCAGGGGGCCTGGCGCTTCCTCAACCGGGTCTGGCGCCGGGTGGCCGAGGACAAGGAGGCCCTCTTGGCCACCTCGGGCCGCTTCCAGGCCGAGGCCCTGGAGGGGGCAGACAAGGAGCTTTATGGAAAGCTCCACGCCACCTTGAAAAAGGTCACGGAGGACCTCGAGGCCCTGCGCTTCAACACCGCCATCGCCGCCCTCATGGAGTTCCTGAACGCCCTTTACGACTACCGCAAGGTGGCCCCCGTGACCCCGGTGTACCGCACGGCCATCCGCTACTACCTGCAGATGCTCTTCCCCTTCGCCCCCCACCTGGCGGAGGAGCTTTGGCACTGGTTCTGGCCTGATAGCCTCTTCCAGGCGGGCTGGCCCGAGCTGGACGAGAAGGCCCTGGAAAGGGAGCTGGTGGAGGTGGCGGTGCAGGTGAACGGCCGGGTGCGGGGGACGATCCAGATCCCCAAGGACGCTCCCCTGGAGGTGGCCCTGGCCGAGGCCCGCAAGGTGCGAAACGTCCAGGCCCACCTGGAGGGCAAGGAGGTCCTCAAGGAGATCTACGTGCCGGGGAAGATCCTCAACCTGGTAGTGCGGGGGTAA
- a CDS encoding YhjD/YihY/BrkB family envelope integrity protein, with translation MLKRLWALYAEAHVPFFAAALAYYALLSLTPLLLLLLGVFGLLLAGKGGLQAEFLQGVAALTQALFPARPELAQDLLRFLTRTAFPLTLASGLLLLWSGSNFFAALSYALGLIFGRPRGFRHRLLGLLMPFALGLGLILLALLGLALGFLLRYLPPEWRGLFTPLERLLPLLAAFLLFLLTYAFFRGVGRLRDLLPLSAGAGAATLLFEGVRFGLPWLLPRSPYELLYGPLAGFVLALLGLYLLLLALLLGALLARILEEEGG, from the coding sequence TTGCTTAAGCGGCTTTGGGCCCTTTACGCCGAGGCCCACGTTCCCTTCTTCGCCGCCGCCTTGGCCTACTACGCCCTCCTCTCCCTCACCCCCCTTCTCCTCCTCCTCCTCGGGGTCTTTGGCCTTCTCCTTGCGGGGAAGGGCGGGTTGCAGGCCGAGTTCCTGCAGGGGGTGGCGGCCTTGACCCAGGCCCTTTTTCCCGCCCGGCCCGAGCTGGCCCAGGACCTCCTCCGCTTCCTCACCCGCACCGCCTTTCCCCTCACCTTGGCCAGCGGCCTCCTCCTCCTCTGGTCGGGGAGCAACTTCTTCGCCGCCTTGAGCTACGCCTTGGGGCTCATCTTTGGCCGGCCCCGGGGGTTTCGCCACCGCCTTTTGGGCCTCCTCATGCCCTTCGCCTTGGGGCTTGGCCTCATCCTCCTTGCCCTTTTGGGGCTGGCCTTGGGTTTCCTCCTCCGCTACCTCCCCCCCGAGTGGCGGGGCCTTTTCACCCCCCTAGAGCGCCTCCTTCCCCTCCTGGCGGCTTTCCTCCTTTTCCTGCTTACCTACGCCTTTTTCCGCGGGGTGGGGCGCCTTAGGGACCTCCTCCCCTTGAGCGCGGGGGCTGGGGCGGCCACCCTCCTCTTTGAGGGGGTGCGTTTCGGCCTGCCCTGGCTCCTGCCCCGCTCTCCCTATGAGCTCCTCTACGGCCCCCTGGCGGGGTTTGTCCTGGCCCTCTTGGGGCTTTACCTCCTGCTCCTGGCCCTTCTCCTTGGGGCCTTGCTGGCCCGGATCCTCGAAGAGGAAGGGGGCTAG
- a CDS encoding glutamate-5-semialdehyde dehydrogenase encodes MRLLLQEMARKARAKLPLLAKGNRDGALLAMARLLEARWEEVREANRLDLLEAEGAGLSRAKLDRLALREKDLSALTEGLRQIAALPDPLGRIEGLTKRPNGLRVGRMRVPLGLIGFVYEARPGATVEAVAVALKAGNAMLLRGGKEAFRSNQALVALWREALREAGLPEEAVGLVPTTDREAILEMCRLELLDLLIPRGGEELIRLVQQEARVPVLAHAKGVNHLYVDQKADLSMALRLALNGKTQRPAVCNALEAVLVHEKVAEAFLPRLEAAMREKGVELRACPRALPLLREAVPAQEDEWDREYLDLILRVKVVSGLEEALDHIARFGSRHTEAICTEDPQAAWRFLEEVDASLVLWNASTRFNDGFQLGLGAEIGISTSKLHAYGPMGPLELTTCKWVALGEGQERA; translated from the coding sequence ATGAGGCTGCTTTTGCAGGAGATGGCGAGGAAGGCCAGGGCCAAGCTGCCCCTTCTGGCCAAGGGGAACCGGGATGGGGCCCTTCTGGCCATGGCCCGGCTCTTGGAGGCCCGCTGGGAAGAGGTACGGGAGGCCAATCGGCTGGACCTCTTGGAGGCGGAAGGGGCCGGGCTTTCCCGAGCCAAGCTGGACCGCCTGGCCTTGAGGGAGAAGGACCTTTCCGCCCTTACCGAGGGGCTCCGCCAGATCGCTGCCCTCCCCGACCCCTTGGGGCGGATCGAGGGCCTCACCAAGCGGCCCAACGGCCTAAGGGTGGGGCGGATGCGGGTTCCCTTGGGCCTCATCGGTTTCGTGTACGAGGCTCGGCCCGGGGCCACGGTGGAGGCGGTGGCCGTGGCCCTCAAGGCGGGCAACGCCATGCTCCTCCGGGGGGGAAAGGAGGCCTTCCGCTCCAACCAGGCCCTGGTGGCCCTGTGGCGCGAGGCCCTTAGGGAGGCCGGCTTGCCGGAGGAGGCGGTGGGCCTGGTGCCCACCACGGACCGGGAGGCCATCCTGGAGATGTGCCGCTTGGAACTTTTGGACCTCCTCATCCCCCGGGGAGGGGAGGAGCTCATCCGTCTGGTGCAGCAGGAGGCCCGGGTGCCCGTCCTGGCCCACGCCAAGGGGGTGAACCACCTCTACGTGGACCAGAAGGCCGATCTCTCCATGGCCTTGCGCCTGGCCCTGAACGGCAAGACCCAGCGCCCGGCGGTGTGCAACGCCCTCGAGGCCGTCTTGGTCCACGAGAAGGTGGCCGAGGCCTTCCTGCCCCGGCTGGAAGCGGCCATGCGGGAAAAGGGCGTGGAGCTTAGGGCCTGCCCCCGGGCCCTTCCCCTCCTCCGGGAGGCGGTGCCCGCCCAGGAGGACGAGTGGGACCGGGAATACTTGGACCTCATCCTTCGGGTCAAGGTGGTTTCCGGCCTGGAGGAGGCCCTGGACCACATCGCCCGCTTCGGTTCCCGCCACACCGAGGCCATCTGCACCGAGGACCCCCAGGCGGCCTGGCGCTTCCTGGAGGAGGTGGACGCCAGCCTGGTGCTCTGGAACGCCTCCACCCGCTTCAACGACGGCTTCCAGCTGGGCCTGGGGGCCGAGATCGGCATCAGCACTTCCAAGCTCCACGCCTACGGCCCCATGGGCCCCCTGGAGCTCACCACCTGCAAATGGGTGGCCCTGGGGGAGGGGCAGGAGCGGGCCTAG
- the proB gene encoding glutamate 5-kinase, with the protein MRPGLGARRLVLKVGSAVLAGSGGLDPGAMGEIARQVLALREEGREVVLVSSGAVAAGMGALGLPRPQDMPLKQALAAVGQPLLMALWREALAPVPVAQVLLTAEDLASRTRYLNAKATLEALLRLRVVPIINENDTVAFEEIRFGDNDQLSARVAALVGAGLLLLLSDVEALYEEDPKKNPEARPIPEVERVEAVLAHAGGGNPLGSGGMRSKLLAARLAGRVGIPTLLLPGRRPGVVLEALGGSPLGTYFHAKRRYRGEKAWLYGLLRPKGELVLDGGAVRALRERGASLLPAGVKEVRGRFGRGEAVRLLAEGGEEVGVGLANYAAEEIARIRGRRSGEIEAILGYRYTEEVVHRDHLVLKEEA; encoded by the coding sequence ATGCGGCCTGGGCTTGGGGCAAGGAGGCTCGTCCTCAAGGTGGGAAGCGCGGTCTTGGCGGGGTCTGGGGGGCTGGACCCTGGGGCCATGGGGGAGATCGCCCGCCAGGTCCTGGCCTTGCGGGAAGAAGGCCGGGAGGTGGTGCTGGTCTCCTCGGGGGCAGTGGCGGCGGGAATGGGGGCCTTAGGCCTCCCGAGACCCCAGGACATGCCCCTCAAGCAGGCCCTGGCCGCGGTGGGCCAGCCCCTCCTCATGGCCCTTTGGCGGGAGGCCTTGGCCCCGGTCCCTGTGGCCCAGGTCCTCCTCACCGCCGAGGACCTAGCCTCGAGGACGCGCTACCTGAACGCCAAGGCCACCCTCGAGGCCTTGCTGCGCCTTAGGGTGGTGCCCATCATCAACGAGAACGACACCGTGGCCTTTGAGGAGATCCGCTTTGGCGACAACGACCAGCTCTCGGCCCGGGTGGCCGCGCTGGTGGGGGCGGGGCTTTTGCTGCTCCTCTCCGACGTGGAGGCCCTCTACGAGGAGGACCCCAAGAAAAACCCGGAAGCCCGTCCCATCCCCGAGGTGGAGCGGGTGGAGGCCGTCCTGGCCCATGCGGGGGGAGGGAACCCCTTGGGAAGCGGGGGGATGCGCTCCAAGCTCCTCGCTGCCCGGCTGGCTGGCCGGGTAGGCATCCCCACCCTCCTCCTCCCCGGGCGGCGGCCAGGGGTGGTTCTGGAAGCCCTTGGAGGAAGCCCCTTGGGCACCTACTTCCACGCCAAAAGGCGCTACCGGGGGGAGAAGGCCTGGCTCTATGGCCTCCTCAGGCCCAAGGGGGAGCTCGTCCTGGACGGGGGGGCGGTCCGGGCCCTAAGGGAGCGGGGGGCCAGCCTCCTCCCCGCAGGGGTCAAGGAGGTGCGGGGGCGGTTTGGCCGGGGGGAGGCGGTGCGCCTCCTTGCCGAGGGGGGGGAGGAGGTGGGGGTGGGCCTGGCCAACTACGCCGCCGAGGAGATCGCCCGGATCCGGGGGCGGCGGAGCGGGGAGATTGAGGCCATCCTGGGGTACCGCTACACCGAGGAGGTGGTCCACCGGGACCACCTGGTCCTGAAGGAGGAAGCATGA
- a CDS encoding PKD domain-containing protein, producing MGEAPLATHFAWNVQDPEGDALTCTLETGDGTRVTGCSGDYTHTYATPGEYTARLRVTDGKGASAQRETRVQARPKRGFTLTLSPTGLTVQQGSSGTTTLTVTPSGGFAGTLSLSLVGAPSGVTLSPTSLNVPGSPVTQTLTLQVASGVTPGTYNLKVRGTGGSISREADLTLTVTPPPGFTLSLNPTSLTVQQGQSGTTALTLTPQGGFTGSVALSLERQDGTPAPQGLALSPSFLSVSGANPITQVLTLNVGQSVAPSTYPLRVKASSGSLTQTASLTLTVTQGQTGSFSLSLEGTSLSVAQGGTVYVRLVASGSYSGQVSLSLVDASKNTFTGAMLSPTSTPVPSAPMLAITASPNLAPGTYNLFLRGTGGSLVQDVPFALTVTQAAPPPSPDFSLSLSPTGLTVQQGSSGTTTLTVTPSGGFAGTLSLSLVGAPSGVTLSPTSLNVPGSPVTQTLTLQVASGVTPGTYNLKVRGTGGSISREADLTLTVTPPPGFTLSLNPTSLTVQQGQSGTTALTLTPQGGFTGAVALSLVGAPQGVTLSPTSVPVTGTGPVTQTLTLSVGGGVAPGTYPLKVQATGGGVSKEADLSLAVSGTALANLRLAKAEWGQTVLKEGLRLVAGKPALLRVHLLASPSPISLSTPLAGAVYLNGSFQGNLSFSCPNPIPTATDPGNLASTCTATLPAGWVAPGLRVELRADPQNQVDESDEGDNLLALTANVGPGTVLHLTVVPVVHGGGQGAVPAFRDTLWRIWPLREVSSSTRAPYTFSGTLTGNDSSGWSRLLDELRLLRQADGSGRYYYGFVRVSYTSGIAGIGYIGFPVAVGWDYPSSAPSVMAHELGHNFGRDHAPCGTSGDPGYPYPGGRIGTWGYDLGSGTLRDPSAHYDLMSYCGPQWISDYTYEAAQRFLENNPPRPQALPEEGLLFSGRIQGGKAVFNPPLRLQAAPEGEASPYRLRADGVEAPVYTLRDSEGVLHFQARLPLGSYARAGLYLGESPLGEITLPLLPQAEPRVEAREEGGVLWLRVGGYPYFSLFHLAEDGTRTGLALWHPAGERRFALEGLPPGGQFEVQLTDGLRVLVLRLPR from the coding sequence ATGGGAGAGGCTCCCCTCGCCACCCACTTTGCCTGGAACGTCCAGGACCCCGAGGGGGATGCCCTCACCTGCACCCTGGAAACCGGGGACGGCACCCGGGTAACGGGCTGCTCGGGGGACTACACCCACACCTACGCCACCCCAGGGGAGTACACGGCCCGCCTCCGGGTAACGGACGGCAAGGGGGCCTCAGCGCAAAGGGAAACCCGGGTCCAGGCCCGGCCCAAAAGGGGCTTCACCCTTACCCTGAGCCCCACGGGCCTCACCGTCCAGCAAGGAAGCTCAGGCACCACCACCCTTACCGTTACCCCCTCCGGGGGCTTCGCCGGCACCCTCAGCCTCTCCCTGGTAGGCGCCCCAAGCGGGGTAACCCTCTCCCCCACAAGCCTCAACGTCCCCGGAAGCCCCGTAACCCAAACCCTCACCCTCCAGGTGGCCAGCGGCGTCACGCCCGGCACCTACAACCTCAAAGTCCGAGGCACGGGCGGGAGCATCTCCCGGGAAGCCGACCTCACCCTCACCGTCACGCCGCCCCCTGGCTTCACCCTCTCCCTCAACCCCACCAGCCTCACCGTCCAGCAAGGACAGTCCGGGACCACGGCCCTCACCCTCACCCCGCAAGGGGGGTTCACGGGTAGCGTGGCCCTCAGCCTGGAACGCCAAGACGGCACCCCCGCTCCCCAAGGCCTAGCCCTCTCCCCCTCGTTCCTCAGCGTGAGCGGTGCAAATCCCATAACCCAGGTCCTCACCCTGAACGTGGGGCAAAGCGTCGCTCCCAGCACCTACCCTCTCCGGGTCAAAGCCAGTTCAGGAAGCCTGACGCAAACCGCTAGCCTCACCCTCACCGTAACCCAAGGCCAGACGGGGAGCTTCAGCCTGAGCCTCGAGGGTACCTCCCTGAGCGTGGCCCAGGGGGGCACGGTCTACGTGCGCCTGGTGGCTTCGGGCAGCTACTCGGGCCAGGTGTCCTTGAGCTTGGTGGATGCCAGCAAGAACACCTTTACCGGGGCCATGCTCTCCCCCACCAGCACCCCGGTTCCCTCTGCTCCCATGCTGGCTATCACCGCCTCCCCCAATCTGGCCCCCGGTACCTACAACCTTTTCCTCCGGGGCACAGGGGGTAGCCTGGTCCAGGATGTACCTTTTGCCCTCACCGTCACCCAAGCCGCCCCACCGCCTTCCCCTGACTTTTCCCTCTCCTTGAGCCCCACGGGCCTCACCGTCCAGCAAGGAAGCTCGGGCACCACCACCCTTACCGTTACCCCCTCCGGGGGCTTCGCCGGCACCCTCAGCCTCTCCTTGGTAGGCGCCCCAAGCGGGGTAACCCTTTCCCCCACAAGCCTCAACGTCCCCGGAAGCCCCGTAACCCAAACCCTCACCCTCCAGGTGGCCAGCGGCGTCACGCCCGGCACCTACAACCTCAAAGTCCGGGGCACGGGCGGGAGCATCTCCCGGGAAGCCGACCTCACCCTCACCGTCACGCCGCCCCCTGGCTTCACCCTCTCCCTCAACCCCACCAGCCTCACCGTCCAGCAAGGACAGTCCGGGACCACGGCCCTCACCCTCACCCCGCAAGGGGGGTTCACGGGGGCGGTGGCCCTCTCCCTGGTGGGGGCACCCCAGGGGGTGACCCTCTCCCCCACCAGCGTCCCCGTGACCGGCACAGGGCCCGTGACCCAAACCCTCACCCTGAGCGTGGGGGGCGGCGTGGCCCCTGGGACCTACCCCCTCAAGGTCCAGGCCACCGGGGGAGGGGTTTCCAAGGAGGCAGACCTGAGCCTTGCGGTGAGCGGCACCGCCCTGGCCAACCTGCGCCTGGCCAAGGCCGAATGGGGCCAGACGGTCCTCAAAGAAGGCCTCCGCCTGGTGGCGGGCAAACCCGCCCTCCTCCGGGTCCACCTCCTGGCCAGCCCCTCCCCCATCTCCCTAAGCACCCCCCTGGCCGGGGCGGTGTACCTGAACGGAAGCTTCCAGGGCAACCTCTCCTTCTCCTGTCCCAACCCCATCCCCACGGCCACGGACCCGGGAAACCTGGCCAGCACCTGCACCGCCACCCTCCCGGCAGGCTGGGTAGCCCCTGGCCTCCGGGTGGAGCTCCGCGCCGACCCCCAGAACCAGGTGGACGAAAGCGACGAGGGCGATAACCTCCTGGCCCTCACGGCCAACGTGGGCCCGGGCACGGTCCTCCACCTCACCGTCGTCCCTGTGGTGCACGGGGGAGGGCAGGGGGCCGTGCCCGCCTTCCGCGACACCCTGTGGCGCATCTGGCCCTTGCGGGAAGTTTCCTCTTCCACCCGCGCCCCCTACACCTTCTCCGGCACCCTAACCGGCAACGACAGTAGCGGCTGGAGCCGCCTTCTGGACGAGCTTCGCCTCCTCAGGCAGGCCGACGGGAGCGGGCGCTACTACTACGGTTTCGTGCGGGTTTCCTACACCTCGGGCATCGCCGGCATCGGCTATATCGGCTTCCCCGTGGCCGTGGGTTGGGATTACCCTTCCTCAGCCCCTTCCGTGATGGCCCACGAGCTGGGGCACAACTTCGGCCGGGACCACGCCCCCTGCGGCACCTCGGGGGACCCCGGCTACCCCTACCCGGGGGGGAGGATCGGCACCTGGGGCTACGACCTGGGAAGCGGCACCCTCCGGGACCCCAGCGCCCACTACGACCTCATGAGCTACTGCGGCCCGCAATGGATCTCGGATTACACCTACGAGGCCGCCCAGCGCTTTCTGGAAAATAACCCTCCACGGCCCCAGGCCCTGCCCGAGGAGGGGCTCCTCTTCTCTGGGCGCATCCAAGGAGGAAAGGCCGTCTTCAACCCCCCCCTCCGCCTGCAAGCGGCCCCGGAAGGGGAAGCCTCCCCCTATCGCCTGCGGGCGGATGGGGTAGAGGCTCCCGTGTACACCCTGCGGGACTCCGAGGGCGTCCTTCACTTCCAGGCCCGCCTCCCCTTGGGGAGCTACGCCCGGGCGGGGCTGTACCTAGGGGAAAGCCCCCTTGGGGAAATCACCCTCCCCCTCCTCCCCCAGGCCGAACCCCGGGTGGAGGCCAGGGAGGAAGGCGGGGTCCTTTGGCTCCGCGTGGGGGGCTACCCCTACTTCTCCCTTTTCCACCTGGCGGAGGACGGGACGCGCACGGGCCTCGCCCTTTGGCACCCTGCGGGGGAAAGGCGCTTCGCCCTGGAGGGCCTCCCACCTGGGGGGCAGTTTGAGGTCCAGCTCACGGATGGGCTAAGGGTCCTGGTCCTCCGCCTGCCCCGCTAG